Within Bacteroidota bacterium, the genomic segment TCGGTCTGTTTATCGGGCTGGGCAGTGCTTTCCATCCAAATGCCACCGTAGAAACGCTGCTTATTCGAGGCCTTGCAACTGCTGCTTTCTTGCTGCTGCACATCATTCTTGTTATCGGGCCCCTCTGCCGGCTAAACCCAAAATTTCTGCCCCTGCTGTACAACCGGCTACACATGGGCGTGTCCATGTTTATACTTGCGCTGGCACATG encodes:
- a CDS encoding (2Fe-2S)-binding protein, whose translation is MGHAYQAVGWNRQKRIYDLTLWGGIVLYLGLFIGLGSAFHPNATVETLLIRGLATAAFLLLHIILVIGPLCRLNPKFLPLLYNRLHMGVSMFILALAH